In Hyalangium gracile, the genomic stretch GGCGGCCCGTTCGGCCTGTGCCGCCGCGGCGTCGTCGAGGCGCTGCTCCCGCAGTGTGACGAGGAGGGCCGGTGTCCGACGGGGTTCTACTGCGTGGGCGGCCCGTTCGGCCTGTGCCGCCGTGGCAACGTGGAGGCGCTGCTCCCGCAGTGTGACACCGAGGGCCGTTGCCCGACCGGCTACTACTGCGTGGGCGGTCCGGGCGGCGTCTGCCGCCGCGGCATCATCGACGTGATGGTCACGCCGTGTGACGCCGCGGGCCAGTGCCCGACGGGCTACTACTGCCTGGGTGGCCCGGGCGGCTCCTGCCGCAAGGGCGTCATCCACTAGCAGCCATCACAAGCTGGGCTCCGGCTGGAGCTGGCTCGGGGAAACACCCGGGCCAGCCTCCCTCAAGCCTCCACGGGCGGAGGCACCCGGCGCGCGGTGAGCGCGGTCCCGGCGGACGCGGCGCTCACCAACACCAGCGCCAGCCACTGCGTCACGGTGAGCTGCTCCCGCAGGAACACCAGGCCCGAGAGGGCCGCGGCCGCGGGCTCCAGGCTCATCAGGATGCCGAAGGTGCGGCTCGGCAGCACCCGCAGCGCCATCATCTCCAGGGTGAAGGGCACCGCACTGGAGAGGAGCGCGACGGCCAGCCCTCCCGCGAACAACGGAAGCGTCAGGCGCGACGCCAGTCCCTCCGCGAACGAGAAGGGCAGGACCGTCAGGGACGCGAACAGCATCCCCGTCGCGACGCTCTGCCCTCCCGGCAGCACCCGGGACACGCGCCCGCCGAGCACGATGTACGCCGCCCAGCATCCCCCCGCGACGAGCGCCAGCACCACACCCAACAGGTCGAGCGCGCTGGCCTCCCCCTGCCACGGAGCGATGAGGGAGATGCCCGCCGCCGCGAGCACCGCCCACAGGAAGTCCAGGGCGCGCCGCGAACCGGACACCGCGAGCGCCAGGGGCCCCACGAACTCCAGCGTGACGGCCAGCCCCAGGGGGATGCGCTGGAGCGCCATGTAGAAGGTCAGGTTCATCGCGCCGAGCACCACCCCATACGGGATGACGGCGCGCCACTGCGCGCCCGTGAACCGCCCGAGCGATGGCCGGAACACCGCGAGCAGCAGGAGCGCGGACAGCCCGATGCGCATGCCCGCCGTGCCCGCCGCGCCGAGCGCCGGGAACAAGTCCTTGGCGAAGGCGGCGCCCCCTTGCACGCTCACGACCGCCAGGACCACGGCGGGGATGGGGGGCAGGGTCCAGGGAGGACGGACCGAGGGTGCTTCACTCATGGCTTCTGCTATATGGTGCCGCCGGACGTACGGCCACCCAAGACGGCGACGCTCGCGTGGCGGCCACGGCTCCTGGCCAACCCGGCGGAGCGCGTCGAGCCTCCGTCAGCCCAGGACACACCCCGTGGAAAGACCTCGCTTGCAGCGGCACCCCGACGGCATCACGGCCATCGACACGGAGTACATGCGCCCCGGCATGGCGGCGGCTCACGTCATCGCGCACGAAGGCCGCGCCGCATTCGTCGACACGGGCACGACGCACTCGGTGCCGTATCTGCTCGCCGCGCTCGACGAGCTCGGCCTCGCGCGCGAGGCGGTCGACTACGTGCTCCTGACCCACGTGCACCTCGATCACGCCGGCGGCGCGGGGCGGCTCATGCAGGCGCTGCCCAACGCTCGCGCCGTCCTCCATCCGCGCGGCGCCCCGCATATGGTCGATCCGACGAAGCTCATCGCCGGCTCCATCGCGGTGTACGGCGAGGACGTGTACCGCGAGCTCTATGGCGAGCTGGTGCCGATTCCCGCCGAGCGCGTCATGACGACCCACGACGGGCAGCGCCTGAGCCTTGCGGGCCGCGAGCTCGAGCTCCTGCACACGCCGGGGCATGCGCTGCATCACCACACGATCGTCGATCTGTCGCACCGGAACCTCTTCACCGGTGACACGTTCGGGCTGTCCTATCGCGAGCTCGACACGGAGAGCGGCGCGTTCATCGTCCCCACGACGACGCCGACGCAGTTCGACCCGGAGCAGCTCATCGCCTCGGTGGATCGGCTGCTCGGCTACGCGCCGCGGGCGCTGTACCTCACGCACTACAGCCGCGTCACCGACGTGCCCCGGCTCGGGGAGCTGCTGAAGCTGCAGATCCGCGAGTTCGTAGCCATCGCGCTCCGTCACCGCGACGCCGCGGACCGCCATGAGGCCATCTCCGCCGACATGCGCGCGCTGTGGCTCGGGCTGCTGCGCCGTCACGGCTGCATGCTGTCCGAGGAGCAGCTCGACGAGGTGCTCGGCGGGGACCTCCAGCTCAACACGCAGGGGCTGATCGCCTGGCTCGACCGCCAGCGCAAGAGCTGAGGCCGGTGTCCACGCGGCGACGGGCTCGAGGCGAGCCAGCGCGCCCTCGGCA encodes the following:
- a CDS encoding EamA family transporter; amino-acid sequence: MSEAPSVRPPWTLPPIPAVVLAVVSVQGGAAFAKDLFPALGAAGTAGMRIGLSALLLLAVFRPSLGRFTGAQWRAVIPYGVVLGAMNLTFYMALQRIPLGLAVTLEFVGPLALAVSGSRRALDFLWAVLAAAGISLIAPWQGEASALDLLGVVLALVAGGCWAAYIVLGGRVSRVLPGGQSVATGMLFASLTVLPFSFAEGLASRLTLPLFAGGLAVALLSSAVPFTLEMMALRVLPSRTFGILMSLEPAAAALSGLVFLREQLTVTQWLALVLVSAASAGTALTARRVPPPVEA
- a CDS encoding MBL fold metallo-hydrolase; this translates as MERPRLQRHPDGITAIDTEYMRPGMAAAHVIAHEGRAAFVDTGTTHSVPYLLAALDELGLAREAVDYVLLTHVHLDHAGGAGRLMQALPNARAVLHPRGAPHMVDPTKLIAGSIAVYGEDVYRELYGELVPIPAERVMTTHDGQRLSLAGRELELLHTPGHALHHHTIVDLSHRNLFTGDTFGLSYRELDTESGAFIVPTTTPTQFDPEQLIASVDRLLGYAPRALYLTHYSRVTDVPRLGELLKLQIREFVAIALRHRDAADRHEAISADMRALWLGLLRRHGCMLSEEQLDEVLGGDLQLNTQGLIAWLDRQRKS